The nucleotide sequence GAGCGTCTGGTCCTTTGGCTCGGAGTCGGCGAAAAAAATCGGCCATCCTGCGCCCTACCCGGTCGAGCTACCATCCCGCTGCATCAAGCTCTACACCTTTGAAGGCGACGTCGTCCTGGACCCGTTCATCGGCAGCGGCACCACCGCCGTGGCCGCAAAAATGCTAAACCGCCACTATGTCGGTTATGAAGTTGATAAAGAATATGTGGAGCTGGCCGGGCGCCGGCTTAAAAGCCGCCCCTATAAAATCGAAAGAAAGTAATAAGGTCATCGGAGATAATGCCCTGCATGAAGCCGTCGAAGGAGTCGCAAATAAAAATCAGAACAAATCAGCGAAAAGCGAAAACATCGACAGACGATAAAATTGAAAAAGTCAGGGATGCGTGTAATATGCCACGATGACCCCGTTTATCGAATCGATACGGCAGAACGCGAACCGCTCGAACTGGACGACGTTGTTCAGCTCGTCGTGGATGCCCTGCTCGGCCACGCCGTGGAACTCGCCGTCAGGCCCCAGCACACGAACGGTAAACCCGTTCGTCGGAGCCCAGTGGATGATCTTCGCGCCCTGCTTCAAAACGGCAAGATCGTTGCCGATGTACTCCGCCTCCAGCGGGTCAAGCGATGTAACGCGAACATTGTAAAGGTCTTTCAGGCGTAAGATGCTGCCTACATTAATCTGCTCCTTATCCTCTAACGTGACGAGTAATTCGGGGTTATCGCAGACGCAGATCTCCCGGAAGCCGCGCTTGTGATCCAGCGGGTGCAGCGGGGCTCTCGCCGTCGTCTGCGGCGCACCGTTGACCTTGAGTGGAACGGGGTCCTTGACGAAGAAGTACCGGTTCGCCCGCGGGTCCA is from Methanocella sp. and encodes:
- a CDS encoding site-specific DNA-methyltransferase, which translates into the protein SVWSFGSESAKKIGHPAPYPVELPSRCIKLYTFEGDVVLDPFIGSGTTAVAAKMLNRHYVGYEVDKEYVELAGRRLKSRPYKIERK